In Manis javanica isolate MJ-LG chromosome X, MJ_LKY, whole genome shotgun sequence, the DNA window ATTTATCAAGATTCTTTTGGTTGCAAGTTATGGAAACCCAGCTGAAACTCACTTAAGTAAACAAAGATGATTTATTTGTTCAAGTAGCTTAGCTAGTTCAGGCAAAGTAGAATTCAGGTACTCAACATGTTGTGAAGAAACTAACTGTATTTCTTGACTCTGTTTTCCTAGAGATTTATTCTAGGTAGGTTTTCTGAAAATAATGGCAAAGATGGTGGtcagaaatttatttcaaattcaCATTCTACAAGATTGGAACTATGCCAAAATATTTTAGTGGTGGGGAATAAGGGTGAATGGAGAGAAGGAAGCATAAACAAATTCACCCATGAAGCTGGGCTTTTGCCAATGTGTAGCACTAGGTTTCCAGTGAGTCTCaaagcattttatttcacttatacttaatatagatatatatttgaaatatttatcaatttatttcatttgtttcatttcctcCCTTATAACTTAAAAGTAGCAATTGGAATACCTCCACATGGTTTTGACATCATCCCTTTAGGTAGTAAGTACTGCAGAACACAGGGGACTGTGTTTTCCTCCAGGCAGACTTAGCCATTTATACATAAGTTTTTCTTCAAATAACCCATATTGCCTATATAGAAAGCTAGAGAAGACATAAATGTTTTCCCTTAACATGTCATAAATTTCTGAGAAGTgtaacattttcaaatacattagcTTAATTATGAACATCTTTAATGCACATACAGTTCACCAGAAGCAATATTGTCAGGGCTGACCATGTTCTGTGTGTGCACTAATTCACATACCTATTTATAGTGATTAATAAGATATTGGAATATTTGTTAGAGAATTACAAATTGCTTTTATTCCCTTAAATCAGGTTCAGATTTCATATTCAGTAAGAGATCTAAGACACTATATATCCCATAAGGCACATCATATCCTGTGTATCCCCATAGATATTTCATAGATTTGGTTTGTATTTTAATGccacaaattcatttttccttcacGTGATAAATTATCTATGTGTTCCCAGctgtaactatttttttttgcAAGTCAAAATCAGCATTTTACTCTAATGGTTTTCCAACTCTTAAACTTTTTTACAATTACTCTTTTTTCTAATGTAGAGACTTGGAAATCCCAGACCCTTGCTCTCTGTTCCACATGGGCTAAAGAATCCCTTATAAAAGTTTCTGGGCATTCCTGGCTGAAACAAAGGGAATACTCAAAAAAAGACTTCCAGCTGTGGAAAAGGAATTGCTGTCATATATGTATGTCCCTAGTGCCCCCAGTACCTGACAGCCCTTCAGCAGCTGAACAGAATGCTCCTTGGAAGTGGTAGACAAGTCTCTCCTTTTACACAGCCTTTGTCCATTTTAAGGAAAAGTAGGAGCCAGCCCAGGAAGATATTCCAGGAGACACCAGAATCAAAGCTGGTACTGAGGCTTGCAATAAGTTTCAGATGAAAGCTAACAAGAATGAACTACACCTTTGTACACAAGAGAGAGAGCTGAGCTCCATTTCTCCCAGTGATGTCATCAGACAGATACTGAACTGGGAATCGAAAAAAGTTTATACTACAGAATAAGAAGTCCTGGCTGACTAAATTACATGTGAGTAATAAATACTGAGGAAGAATTTTCTCCTAAGAAAGGAATTTATATCTCAAGATACATTATTTCCTTGACTTAAAAATCACACCAGATAGTGGTCTAAAATACTAGAGCAGACATTGCAATAAACATCTTTTGCCTTATTTTTACAGaaactttgttaaaaaaaaaactaccaagaaaAGTCTTCCCTTTCTGCACAAGGTAATGTTCtgctttttagcaataaaatgagTCAGGGTTCAAAAGCAAGGAAATACCCATATTGGGAGACAAATCCAAGTGCTGCATTGTGATTAACCATCCAAATTTAACAAATGAACTCTtgacttttctgtttttgagCTGTGTCTTTTCACTAACAACATACAATGGACAAACATATATCTTCTAATTAAGAAGGGATGGACAAAGGCATTAatgtcctctccctcccctttaatggccacacaaagaaacaaatgccCATGGAACTGTGACTAAGATCACATCCAGACCTGTCTCTTTTCCAAACCAAGTGCCTTATACACTGTCCTTGTATGGGCCTCACTCTGCCCTTTAGAGCAGGTACTGTGGCTTTCCCAGACCTTCATGGACAGCAGTGAGTAAATAGTTATTGAACCAAACCCTTCTACAGCATTCAGGCTGTAATTAACCTTTTGCCATACTATCATACCATCAGATGCTGAAAGTCTCTGATCGCCTAAAGATCTTCTTCCAAAATGACTCAAGTCTCCAAGAGGGCTCCCCCATCGCCACTACCATTATCACTGTACACTTGTACCTAAGAAACTGAAACTACAGGCCACCAAAAGTATTTTACTGTTAAACTCCAGTACTGAGATACTACTAATGTATTCAAGTTCCATCCAGTTTTTAACAGTTAGATTGGCTTTAAATTTCCTCTGAACAAATATATCAGAGAACAAGAGAACCTTTCTGAGAAGGTGCAAATGTCATTCATTAGTTAGGATGCAGTCTGTGAAAAAGTCTAGGGGTACTTGATTTACTTCTTATAAAAAGTGGGTGGCAAAgtcccacacacacatacttctCATGTCTGTGTGCATAAACATGCTCCTTGGAAGTGGTAGGCAAGTCTCTCCTTTACACAGCCTTTGTCCATTTTAAGGAAAAGTAGGAGCCAGCCCAGGAAGATATTCCAGGAGACACCAGAATCAATTATTTGAACGCCGCATTTTAAGGTGCTGCATCCTTGGGAACAAAGTTCTGGTTGTGTTCTGCCAGGGGCCCTGGAGTCCTTAGGTTACATTTGCTGATTAAGTCATTTGTGTAAGAAGAAGCTGTGTGTAGGAATATTGGGCTCCAGTATAAGCGGGACTTGAAGGTCCAGGTTTCCTTTGATCATTGACAGTGGGCATCTGGGACCCTTTTGCCTGCCAATGCCCTTGCCTTCCCTTTCGGATAGAGAGCAGGAACTAGCACACTGCCCACTCAGTTTGAGATGCATAATATAGAAATAACGTGCCTTAAAGCTTGCACTCCTGTTTTCCCAGTGTGCTCACTGAAGAACAAAAGACTCCAAAACACTTTTCTGAATCaattcaaataatatttgcaCTTTTGTTTGGAAAGTGACCCTTTATGGGCAAATATTTCACATGTCTTACTTCCATAATTTAATGTAGAGCAGTAATTTTGTGTATTCCTCCTCCTGACTATTCTGAGCCCCTTTTCAGCCAACTCCAATCCCCCTCCACCCCTACTCCCTGTCAGACTCTGAAGTGTCActcatggtattttttttatgCTTTCAACAATTTCCAAAACAAACAGTAGAGAGTGTGATCCGCAGAGTGAGTGAGTATTCACTCAGTCGGTTGCAACAGTACCTCCCAACCCCAGTGGTCTTAGCCTCCATTGGCGGTAGGGTTCTCCCTAAAAGGCTGGCGCTTGCCAATCTCTGCACTATGCCAGGTATTTGAATTAGGGATTTGAAGACTGATTGTCCACACATGTCTATTGGGAGGGAGGAAACCGCAAAGGGAAGGGAGACTAGATTCCAGAGGACTTTGGCTACAGTTTgatcttcctttattttcattctgtctATTcagagaatatatatgtatatatatacacacacacatgaaatacagacacacaattttttttctttgaatacagATCCAGAAATTGTTTTTTCTGCTTTCCCTCCTTAGCCTGTCCTTTGCGCCCTCCCTCCTACTCCCTCCCTAACCCAGCTCAGGTTGAAACTGCAGTACAcattcccttctccccttccaGGGATGGCTCTGAGCTCCCGTGCGCACAGCTTCTCGGTGGAAGCCTTGGTGGGGAGACCCAGCAAAAGAAAACTTCAAGATCCAAGAGAGGAGGTGCAGCCTGAATTGCTAGAGaaagagggcagagaggaggaggagaaaaggagcTGCGCTGAAGGAAAAAAGATCGAGCAGAGGGGTAAGTATCCCTATCCGCAGCCCCAAGCCCTGAGAACAATTTCCCAGCAAATTTCAGCCTAGCCAGCGACGCTGAGGGAGGGGGGCTAGCCCTACCCGAGGAGGTACTGGCCCAGCTGGATGCCCGAGTTCGGGGCTGTGGGGACATCTTCGCCATCTAGATGTAGGGGAAGTTTCAGAGACTCCAAGTTCAGCCTGTAGTGTTGTGGTTCATTTGAGGGGAATGGGAGGGCCCCCTATGTTTGTGAAGGGAAACTCTCCAAATTTCCTCAAGCCCTGAGTGCCAGAGGGTGGCTGCTGCTTGGGGTAGGAAGCAGGGCGCGCACCCAGACTTCGAGGGGATCCAGCCTTGGGATCCAAAAATCTCCGACAGATTGAAGATGGCGAATTTGAAAGTGGGCTGTGCCTTTCACAAGGTGAAACAGGGGCCCCTTTCTCTTCATCAGGAGGCCACAGTGGGTGTTATGGGGAACTTGGAGATCGGCCACCAAGGCTCCCAGGAAGAGATGAGGCCGGTCTGTTCCAAGAAAAGGCTTAAGCGAGAAGGGCGTGAGCGAACTGCGAAGCTCTCTCAACCTCTTGGCGTTTCTGTGTCCTTCAGAAAAACGACCCAAGACAGAGCCCTCAGCAACTGCTTTCTTGGGCTGTAGCGGCAGCGGCAACCGTAACAGCGGCGAAAGTctggaagagaaaaatgttatACAAGTGGAGCTTCAAGGATACGAGCTGTGGAAGAGATTCCATGATATTGGAACTGAAATGATCATTACCAAGGCCGGAAGGTTTGGCTCTGCCCAAGCTGTTCAAGGGTGAACACAGTAGGCGTTTCTTGTACCGCTCGCATAAGATTCAGTACCTCCAGTTTTATGCTCTAgtaaccctccccaccccccacatctcCACACCTCCACAGGTATTAGAAAGCCACTGCCTTTCATCAACCAAAATAGGGCAATGCCTGGCCCCATGTTAGTGGCTCAGCTTTTCTGAACACCAGGGTTCCAAGAACTCATTCTCCCAGCTCTTGACTGTGTGGTATATGACAAAAATTATACTTGCCAAGGCAGATGCCATATGCCACCCTACATTTTAAACCATGGTTAGGCCTCTCTGTTAAAGCATCACTATTATCAGTGGACAATACCCCAAGTTCTGGACCTGTGACCAAACACCTGTACCTTGTCCAGTTCAGTTTGAAGTGGGCCTTTCCAGCTTCCACCTTTTGCTGTGGAGCAGCTTCTCCAAGGCTGTTgggtaatttttgtgtgtgtgaatcttGCTAATTTCAATCTTTCTCAAATCTGCCTCACAGGAAGTACTGCTGAAAACTCAGgcacaggaacagcttttttctcctacttttttcttttctatagcttttttatttttgtggtggtGGGGAGTTGGGGTGGACAAAGCCTTGTGGTAAGAATACTTTGCTCCACTCAGAAATCCTGCACTTATTCAGTCAAGTGTACAACCAACAGTCTTTCTTCATGTAGTACATGTTATTCCCTGAACTTGACCGAGAGTGGGTAAAGCACTGTGAATTCCCTAacgttttattttttttcccaaccaGGCCTCACTCCAAATGTTTCTAAAAGTGTCCAGGTCAGTCACTCTTTTCTCTCCACAGGCGAATGTTCCCCTCTGTTCGGGTCAAGGTGAAAGGGCTGGAGCCAGACAAACAGTACTATGTGACTATGGATGTGGTGCCAGTAGATTCAAAACGCTATAGGTAACGAAATCCAAGCAATGGAACTCCAGTCTCAGGCTGGGAATGGGGTTTCTGAACAATGGTATGGGAGAGTGCTGTTTTGAAAACTATTACAGGCAGTGGGATTGCTCTCCCTTTGGCTTTGGGAGTTTACTTTTCTCAATTAAGAGCAGGCTTTCTCCCCTCTCACTCCTGGAATGCAAGTGCCAACTGGTACTTCACTGTGCCCCAAACTTCTTGCCTACCCGCTGGTCTGTCCTTGCTGTGCAAACTGCAGAAGGTGTAGGCTCAGGCAGCTAGGAGggaagctgaaggaatttgaggAGAAATGCCAGAGCTTCTGGGGACAGACTGGACTCTGGGCTGTGCTACTTTGGCATCAGGGTCCTGGAGCAGTGTCCTAATTTGCAATCCAAGGCTAGTATAATAGTTATATCACCTAGGtccatgtttttttccttccttagcTTCTCTCTTGAAGTGGTGGCCAAGTCCCAAAGATTACATGTAACTTTATCTTCTGATGTAGGCTCTATACTTAGAGCAGGCTAAAAGTGGCTGAACTGATCTAAAGCCAATAGACTCTTCCGTGCTAGCACCCCAGGATCGCTTTTGCCAGTGCTTTGCTCCGGGGATATGGGGGTTCTGCGCGAGCCTTCCCTAATTCCAGCTGCGGACTTTAGACCGAAATCGGTGTCTAGCCTTCCTGTGAATCTGCCCGCATCAGGCCCAGTGCTGTGTTTTGAGAGACAGGAAGAGACAATTTAAGAGCCTGCTGGGCGGCAGCCTGGAAATAGCAGAACAAGCTGTTTGCCTATGGCGTTTAAGTTAGTTTGGCAATGCAGCACACAATTGAGCGGTTGAGATAGGAAACTGTGAAAATCATTCCCCAGCCGTATGGGTTAGAGTTCCTGGTGGTGGTATTCTGATGTCAAGTTTTGTTGGCGAAAGCGCTTCGACGACCACTGGTGGAGGTGGGCTGGATAGGCACCTTCCCCACCCTTCTGCTTCTCGGACGCTTCTGGCCTGCAGCGCAAGGATTTTTCGGGTGTCTCTGCGCTGTAAAACAGGTTAGATCAATTGCTGTTGGAGTTTCTGCGAGGAAATAAAAACCAGACGTGGAAAAAATTCCACGATATGCTTGCTTGGAACTTCATTGCATTTTAATGACATAGGCTTATTTACCATTTGCTTTCTCTCCCTGAATACTCTGTGGAAATCAAGCTGGATCTTCTACTAGTTGTTTCTAGGATTAGCGGTGAATTTAGCCTAAGGCCCTTAGGAACTCATCCCAGCAGGCTTCCTCTCATGCTCCCGGCTTTGCCCTGCCTGAACCCAAACCCATACTCTGCGCCTTTTCAGGTACATGTACCACAGCTCACAGTGGATGGTAGCTGGGAATACGGACTACTCGTGCATCACTCCCAGGTTCTATGTTCACCCAGACTCGCCGTGCTCAGGAGAGACCTGGATGCGTCAAATTATCAGCTTTGATCGCGTGAAACTCACAAACAACGAGATGGACGACAAAGGCCATGTAAGTGGATGCAGtcctttgcctgaggagggaagggagatGCCAGTATGTTAGCTGCGGGTCTCCTGGAGAGGCCAAGGTGGCTTCTCCCAGATGAATTAGTTGTGGTATTTAGGCACTGTCCAAGTTCTGGAGCTTTGACCAAAGTAGCTCCTGTGGCCTTTGTTTGTCCTCTGAAAGTGCTGGGGTTTGGGGAAGGTGAGCAAAGGGAGTTAGAGGATCAAATGAAACTTGTCAAAGCCAAAATGCCTGGTCTGGGTAGTAAAGGAATGCCTCCTGGAGCTCTCTGGCATCTCAGCCTCCAGGCAGTCACTGTGGGCTCTGATTGTCCTCCCCTAAAGTGCACCTTCTTATGGCATGGTGTAGTGAAAATATCCCCCACAGCCCTTCCCCATAGCTGACCTTTTCAGATCTTGATTTTGAGCCTTCTTCCCAGGCGCACACTTGGTCCTGCCATGCCTAGCCTGGCCTTGTATTGGCCACAAAAGGAGAAAAGGCTCCAAGGATTAAGAGGTGGAGGGTGTCAGATAGTTGCCCATCAATTGCCATAAGCCCAGGGAATCACCACATGACCTCCCATGTGGTGCAGGAAAGGTCCCCATCTGAAAGTGGAATTACTGCTGCCTGGTGATGCTGTGGTGCCCTGCTCCAGAAATCCTTTAGCCTTGAGGGCCTCTGTCCTATAGGCCAAATGGTACAGAAAAGTCCTTGTGAGGGTAGCTTAGTTTATCTGTTTTAGTCTCACTTTTGTGTGTGGGCATGTTAGGGGTGCTAATGAGAGGGGGCTAGTGTTTGGGAGGGAAAGACAATTTCTAGGTAGCATTTGATGATTTCCCCTACAGATCATTCTTCAGTCCATGCACAAGTACAAGCCCCGTGTGCACGTGATGGAACAGGACAGCAGGGTGGACCTGTCCCGGAGTCAATCCCTGCCCATTGAAGGGGTTAAAACGTTCTCCTTTAAAGAAACTGAGTTCACCACGGTGACAGCTTACCAAAATCAGCAGGTAAAGCCACCTAGGTAGGTCCCAAGCAGGCAGGGATGGTCTCTAGGGAACTCTCTTGGGATAAAGGCAAGCTGCACTATATGGATTGAATTTTccatgattaaagaaaaacatggtCTTATATTGCATTGTTATCAAGACAAGTTTGACTATGAATTGTGTAGATCTTGAGTTAGAAAGGGGAGCAGAATAAATTGtaacaggaaagaaaggagataaCCAGTCCAAATCTGACTTAAcaatatgtttgtttatttaatatgCCATGTGACACGTTGAAAAGTGTTTTGTGGTTATAACCATTGAAAACAATGGTGATAGTGTTATTATTGAGGGTACTGacttaatttttctgtcttttgaatCCACAGATTACCAAACTGAAAATAGACAGGAATCCTTTTGCTAAAGGATTTAGAGATTCTGGAAGAAACAGGTAAGCAACTTTACAATCATATCTGATATTTATATAACCCTTTAATAAGtaataaagataaggaaactgtggCTTAGAGaccctatttttgtaattttgtaaCTAGAAGGTAGAAAAGGAACCTAGATATTTTGTCTTCAAAATCTTGCCTCCTTCCACACCTTCTCCAACCCACTTTTAAGATACTATTTATTCTAGATTCCTGGGTTTTTATTCAGGGAATAATTACTGGGAATTTTATTCAGAAGTCTagctataaaagaaaaacatatttaaggcaTTCACCTTCATAAAGCTGTaacaaaataactcaaaatgttaCGTAAATCATTAGTTTCAGGAATTACATTGTGGACTTGCTGAAAGTTGTATCTCTTTTTCAGGGGTGTATTAGATGGGCTTTTAGATATCTACGCATGGAGGCCTTCTCTCACTCTGGATTTGAAAACTTTTGGTGCAGACCCACAAGGTAAGAAAAGTttcaataacttttatttttaaatgttaatgaaatacCAACAGCCAGAACCTTTGTACCAAGGTTTCTGTATTGGATTCTTCAGCATCTcacatctcattttctttaggaTCTGCCTTTGGTGCATTTGGCCtgatttgtgaatatattaaatactaacatagatattttatattttatgaaattttcaGTACATGTTAAAATGACTTCCACTGAATTTTCCTATCATTTAGttcaaatttcctttttattgaaaGTAGGGTAAATAAATGTTGGAAACAATATTAAGCCATTACAATTAGTTTAATTGCcacaagaatttaaaatatttgcaaggtATTTGTTCTCAGGTAGTGTATTACAtggctaaataataataataataattagtgcAGGTTTTCTGGTGAAAGAATGTATACCTTTATGTACTTTGatgcttaaaaataaatagaagagtaTTAGCAAGCAACATGAAATTATTTTACCCCATTTATCTTTACTCCATTAAAGTTGTCTTTGATCATTAATTCAAGGTTACAATTATGAAGAAAATCATCAAGATTATGGTTGTTTTACATGATACCATAACAGccaatttaaatatgaagagatCAAGTCTAATCATTTGGTGAAATAATTCATTGAATTGACTGTATTAACTTGGTTTAGACAGTTgcacagaaaaatatgaatatttatttgatagTACTGCTTCAATAGCACCTTTGCAGCATGCTTTTAAAATATCCAAGTCAACACAAAGTacactaataaagaaaaaatctaaGGATGATCATTaattatttaagtttttaaattatttaagattATTTAAGATTTCCTTAATTATTTAAGATGTCCAGAATGCtcttaaaatgcaaagaaaatggataccaaatttaaaaataacttaaatgttTAATTATAAAAGATATTTGCCATCCTGTTGATAAAAGATTAGGCTATATCTATATACATGAAATAgttaagaaaaacaacagcagcaccaaacacacacacatagacaaatCTTGATCAGTTCAGACAAAAATCAGCTTTTAGAATTCAAACACTTACAAAAATAAAGTGTAGAGTCAATATTTTCCTGGACCTTGCAATTATCCCTAATTTAATTAGATCCTATGCAACTACAAAAGATCACCTGAGAACACTGATATGAGCactttcatttcatctttgtatttttaaattgtaaaactgTTTAACTCTTGATATAGAGCACTATGGAAGTCTCCCCATTCATGattttcatataatatgtaatgcatttaaatatgtcattttaatttataaatattattttcttgtgaATTGATTTTTATCAGGCTGAAGCTTTCTATAGAATCTCAGTTTTTTCAATTTAATAAAgtacttatttaatatttttttaagtttaaaaatattttaaaaaccttgtttttatttgtaagatATAATTGGCTCGGGGTCATGTTTAATAGAGTTTCTTTTATAATTCATTGGATAAATATTGTTAAAGTACCTAGCACATTTCATTAGCACAGTGAATGCTCAATACACAGTACATATTAGTTGTGCTAAATAGTGCTAGTAGAAGATACCATATTCAGCTTTGGTGAGGGGAATGAGCATGTTCTTTCCTgaatacattaaaagaataatgaaCTTGCAAGGAaagctaatttaaaaatgaagcacGGATAATTATGGAcatgattactgattcagtagaAATATCAAGTTCGTTGTTTATTGACTGAATTGTAATTCACAGGTGGAAGCAGTGGCTCATCTCCAGTGACCTCTAGTGGAGGGGCTCCCTCTCCTTTGAATTCCTTGCTTTCTCCACCTTGCTCCCCGCCTACGTTTCACTTACCTCCAAGCTCCCTTGGAATGCCCTGTCCGGAGATGTACCTGCAAAATATCAGCCTGCCCCTTTTCTACAAGATTTGCCCAACAAATTTTTGGCAACAGCAGCCTCTTGTTTTGCCTCCTTCTGAAAGGCTAGAAAGGAGCAATAGTTTTCATTCTTTAGCCTCACTCATGCTTGAAGTTCCCATGTTATCTTCTCTGGGGGCCACCAATACAAAAGATGTTTCATATGAAAACTTTAATAGGCAGTGTCTACAAGCACCTGATTCTGCCAATCAAATATATGGATTACAGGCACCTGGAAATATTTTATTGCCAAACCCCATTGCCCGGGAAGCAATTGGTTGCTCTTTCCATCCTTCCTATGGCCTTTATAGGTACAATTTCTCCATTCCATCTAGACTGTTAAATGCTGCCAACCATCTCAAAGTGAATGACAACAGTCAAGTTTCTTTAAGAGAAGGCAAATGCAACCATACTCATTGGTTCCCAACAATTAATCATTGCCTTTAATGGAATAATCACATTTCTAAAACAATTAAATGTAagcacatattttctttatttgtaaccAAAGAAAGGTCAAGAGCTATTGGGCTTAAAAAGCCTCATTATCAGAGGGTTTTTTCTGATATGCATTTAAAGTGCCTTATCAAATATTCACAGGTTGTTATAGGTCAAATTTGAACTATAACAATCTCTCATTACAGTGGCCTTAGGCCTCAAAAtaatatactcaataaatattatttgatgaGATGATAGACTACCACTAAAAATTGTTTCAGGTGACAAAACTCTTTATAGTGAAGTCCTTTACCATGACAACTGCCCCTTACATATTGACAATGGCTAAAAGAAGATGGATTTAATTCTTgtgaaaacaatgaaacaatttCAGTTTTATCTATGAATATTGGCTTCATTGTGATTATCTATTTTTGTAATTGTAGAAGAAAATTTCATTGTTCCTTTGTCTTATACTTTTATACTCTTGTTGGAGTTACCAATCTTAATTTTAAGGTATAAATAAAGACACAAACTTTCAAATATGAATCTTTGCAGTCTAAAGACAATTTAACCCTTAAGGAAgacaaagattaaatgaaaagcaaatattctaaataaatttgATCTTCcatcttcttttattcttttggatcATTCCTAGGTGATTCTTATTGATATATTCCTTTAACACACATGATATTTATACACAGTTTACAAAAACAAATTATTGTAGTTCTTATAAAAGACAGAAATTATAATTTGAATTTGGAGAGTATATTTGAGcccataaatatgaaaatattacataAGTACAATTTAATTTCACTCCTGCACATCAATCATGATAAATTAGACCAAAGTAGcataaatgaaactttattttagTTGAAAAGTTTTCTTTGACCTGGTCCCAAATCTTCTGAAAAGTTGTTAAGTATAATCTATATATCTTAAGGTgaatcagatttttatttttatgctacTAGTTCTACAATTTATTAAGCCAAGGCCCTTCATGTCACAATGGCATGACTTGACTTTTGACAACCTAGTCAAATTGCTAAACTGTTTTTACTAACTTTTCCAACACATATTAGGAAGAACATATTATTATTTAGTTTGTTCAAAATGgttatttcttcttaaatgtgCCTTATAAATGTGCCCTACTATATAGGCATAAAAATTATATGTCCCTTCACTTTAGGGGTACATGCCATGTTCTGGATGAACAGCACATGGTTATATTCAAACTGACTGTTCTAGTCAAGATGAAACATTATTTGTGGCTAAAACTAATTAGATACCTGTTACATAAAAAGTCTTTGAGGCAGAAAGCCTATACTACCCAGTTTTATCAAATCAGGGATTAAAGCAACaagtacattttatttctgtctgCTCCAAAACAAGAAAGTTAACTGTATGCTAACTTTTGCTGCTAAACTAAATTATGATTTTTATAGCAGAAATTCCCATATCAGATTATAATGAAACTTATTCTGATGGTTTACATGGTAAATACTTGGTAATTAATGGCAGAAGGTATATAAACTGAAACATCCAGAAAATCTCTgcggtactttttaaaaattatttaagagaagtcattaattttgtatctgctcACGTGCATGTAAGCCCCtctatatttcaaattatttttctctaatttatcCATATAAAATTGATAATACAGAACTATATTGGTAAAGGTGATTAATATCAAAGGACAAAAGTTTAAATGCTAGAATCTGTACAtctattttaaactatatttctaTAAAGTTCATACATTGCCattccatatttttaattaaaaaagtaattaaaggaacaccttaataaaaattagacTTGGAAGGGATCTCAAGAACTCCAGTAAGCAGTTTCCTACTATCCGAGCGGTTTATTCATCTACAG includes these proteins:
- the TBX22 gene encoding T-box transcription factor TBX22, encoding MALSSRAHSFSVEALVGRPSKRKLQDPREEVQPELLEKEGREEEEKRSCAEGKKIEQREKRPKTEPSATAFLGCSGSGNRNSGESLEEKNVIQVELQGYELWKRFHDIGTEMIITKAGRRMFPSVRVKVKGLEPDKQYYVTMDVVPVDSKRYRYMYHSSQWMVAGNTDYSCITPRFYVHPDSPCSGETWMRQIISFDRVKLTNNEMDDKGHIILQSMHKYKPRVHVMEQDSRVDLSRSQSLPIEGVKTFSFKETEFTTVTAYQNQQITKLKIDRNPFAKGFRDSGRNRGVLDGLLDIYAWRPSLTLDLKTFGADPQGGSSGSSPVTSSGGAPSPLNSLLSPPCSPPTFHLPPSSLGMPCPEMYLQNISLPLFYKICPTNFWQQQPLVLPPSERLERSNSFHSLASLMLEVPMLSSLGATNTKDVSYENFNRQCLQAPDSANQIYGLQAPGNILLPNPIAREAIGCSFHPSYGLYRYNFSIPSRLLNAANHLKVNDNSQVSLREGKCNHTHWFPTINHCL